A genomic segment from Neobacillus sp. YX16 encodes:
- the pabB gene encoding aminodeoxychorismate synthase component I, with the protein MAQKEPLLAFEFADSNGNIKPFTFQNPVSVITASKVEDVLPSFQLVQEAVDKGYYAAGFLSYESAPAFDPAFKVKSGGSFPLLWFGIFSDPEHSQLSSSGEFTVSDWKPSISMDEYNQGITSIKKSIQFGDTYQTNYTIRLHSQFKGDELAFYNRLRQAQNSNYCAYIHTGEHSILCASPELFFHLDQGKVTTRPMKGTIKRGASFAEDASNAEWLYQSEKNRAENLMIVDLLRNDLGMIAQSGSVNVEKIFEIEQYPTVHQMTSTISAKVSETTSFVDIFKALFPCGSITGAPKISTMNIIADLENEPREVYCGAIGYITPNKEAIFNVPIRTVLIDHQTGSAVYGVGGGVTWDSTSEGEYHEILAKAKLLEEKPTEFQLLESLLLENGDYFLLEEHLKRLENSARYFGFRYQTEKIESSLKEFGENNPTGLLKVRLLIAKNGDLTIEGQIITQQNVVLKVSLAEEPVDKTNLFLYHKTTNREVYAKYQKQKSQEAFDVLLWNQEGELTEFTNGNIVIEIEGTLWTPPVMSGLLSGTFRDRLLQIGEIHEKTLTKSDLKKATRIWFINSVRKWKEVQFI; encoded by the coding sequence ATGGCACAAAAAGAACCTCTTTTAGCATTTGAATTTGCAGACTCGAACGGAAATATAAAACCATTTACATTTCAAAACCCTGTCAGTGTAATTACTGCATCCAAGGTGGAAGATGTTTTACCTAGTTTCCAGCTTGTTCAAGAAGCTGTTGATAAAGGGTATTACGCTGCCGGATTTCTATCATATGAAAGTGCACCAGCCTTTGATCCAGCATTTAAGGTCAAGAGTGGGGGCTCATTTCCTTTGCTCTGGTTTGGCATTTTTTCAGACCCTGAACATTCTCAACTTAGCAGTTCAGGAGAATTTACCGTATCTGATTGGAAACCATCAATATCGATGGACGAGTACAATCAAGGAATTACCTCTATAAAAAAATCCATACAGTTTGGTGATACATACCAGACAAATTATACCATTCGTCTCCATTCACAATTTAAAGGGGATGAGCTAGCTTTTTATAATAGGTTAAGGCAGGCGCAAAACTCTAATTATTGTGCTTATATACATACGGGTGAACATAGTATTTTGTGTGCTTCACCAGAATTGTTTTTTCACTTGGATCAAGGAAAAGTTACGACTCGTCCCATGAAAGGGACAATAAAAAGGGGAGCATCTTTTGCTGAGGATGCTTCTAACGCAGAATGGCTATATCAATCGGAGAAAAATCGTGCAGAAAATCTTATGATTGTCGATTTGCTGCGAAATGATCTTGGAATGATTGCTCAATCTGGCAGCGTTAACGTTGAAAAAATCTTCGAAATTGAACAGTATCCAACTGTCCATCAAATGACTTCTACGATTTCAGCCAAGGTTTCGGAAACGACAAGCTTTGTTGATATCTTTAAAGCTCTTTTTCCATGTGGATCGATTACAGGAGCACCAAAGATAAGTACCATGAACATCATTGCAGACTTAGAAAATGAACCTCGTGAAGTATATTGCGGGGCAATTGGGTATATTACGCCAAACAAGGAAGCTATTTTTAACGTACCGATTAGAACAGTTCTTATTGACCATCAAACCGGAAGTGCCGTTTATGGTGTAGGTGGAGGAGTAACCTGGGATTCGACATCGGAAGGGGAATACCATGAAATTCTTGCGAAAGCAAAGCTGTTAGAAGAAAAACCGACAGAATTCCAATTATTAGAAAGTTTACTGCTTGAAAATGGAGATTATTTTTTGCTGGAAGAGCATCTCAAACGGTTAGAGAATTCAGCTCGATATTTTGGGTTTCGATATCAAACTGAAAAAATAGAAAGTTCTTTAAAGGAGTTTGGAGAAAATAATCCTACCGGGTTGTTAAAGGTTCGATTACTAATAGCGAAAAATGGGGATTTGACGATAGAAGGTCAGATAATCACTCAACAGAATGTCGTATTGAAGGTAAGCCTAGCGGAAGAACCTGTCGATAAAACAAACCTATTTTTATATCATAAAACAACCAATCGCGAGGTTTATGCAAAGTATCAAAAGCAAAAGTCACAAGAAGCATTTGATGTTCTGCTATGGAATCAAGAAGGTGAATTAACTGAATTTACAAATGGCAACATCGTTATAGAAATTGAAGGTACCTTGTGGACCCCTCCGGTAATGAGCGGTTTATTGTCGGGAACTTTTCGTGATAGATTACTGCAAATAGGGGAAATTCACGAAAAAACACTCACAAAATCAGATTTGAAAAAGGCAACAAGAATCTGGTTTATCAATAGTGTCCGGAAATGGAAAGAGGTTCAATTTATCTAA